A segment of the Maylandia zebra isolate NMK-2024a linkage group LG2, Mzebra_GT3a, whole genome shotgun sequence genome:
ttaagtggaataagttgccttaaaaaattagagaattattcaaaacttcaatgaacacttaaaagccgatttacagagcttttagttgttgtaaatattgtaagacatgatttgtttttgaaatttgtgtaatgtgcctcaatgttattgatattatcattattattattgattgcttatatttgaacaattgtgaaacctcactgtggatgtaagagtgaaattatgtggatatcttgaatccactttattgtgtaatattttatgtgagtatttgacggaagacgagcaacatctgttgtggaagctaacggggttcctttagaataaacaaacataggatttattatcactgaataattctgtataaatctatacaaattatagaaatatgtaataggaaccaacaaaataatctaaattataaaatagtgtgtgtgtgtgtgtgtgtgtgtgtgtgtgtgtgtgtgtgtgtgtgtgtgtgtgtgtgtgtgtgtgattttagtgtttgaacagtcatgaattatctttaacagcaggttggatgtaatgtgttagaactaccagcaggtggggataagagacctttaaggtgtttggtgccacgcgccaccttcaggtttaaaactagtgttaatggagtttgaaggttgagtttgttccacgactgcatttcactcactgcctctgtttgtatctctgtcactgcaggaccaacatggagccagaagtcagcgctctcaggaggccgacaaacctcacagaagaaagggagagaaaaaacacacctgtgacgagtgtgggatggagtttactctgaaggcttcactaaaacggcatcaggtcatccacactggagagagaccgttcagctgtgacttgtgtggaaagtctttttccaggaagggttacctaaaaacacaccaactcatccacagtggagttaaagcgtacagctgtgatcagtgtggcagagcttttactcacagtagccacttacagagtcatctagttacccactctggaattaaggcatacagctgtgacgagtgtggaaagtctttttccttgaagggttacctaaaagaacaccaactcatccacagtggagttaaagcgtacagctgtgatcagtgtggcagagcttttactcgcagtagaagcttacagagtcatctagttacccactctgaaattaagccatacagctgtgacgagtgtgggaagggttttactgtgagggctaaactaaaacggcatcaggtcatccacactggagagagaccgttcagctgtgacgagtgtggaaagtctttttccttgaagggtcaCCTAAAAGAACACCAActcgtccacagtggagttaaagcgtacagctgtgatcagtgtggcagagcttttactcgcagtagcagcttacagagtcatctagttacccactctggaattaagccatacagctgtgacgactgtgggaagggttttactgtgacggcttcactaaaacagcatcaggtcatccacactggagagagaccgttcagctgtgacttgtgtggaaagtctttttccttcaagCGTTCCCTAAAagaacaccaactcatccacagtggagttaaagcgtacagctgtgatcagtgtggcagagcttttactcaaagtagccacttacagagtcatctagttacccactctggaattaaggcatacagctgtgacatctgtggaaaaaccttcagccagagagggtaccgaaatacacacctacgcattcacaccagacatgatgtgtactgctgtgaacagtgtggcaaatactttacaacagacgcacacttacaacgacacatgtttacccacactgaggagagaccttatcgatgtgacctgtgtgagaagacttttaaagctccacatcacctgagacgacaccaacagatccacaccagaaagagactctacaagtgcagctactgtgaggtatatatttatattgttatcttgtcattttagcctgactgtttggaacaactctgctcattaaactgtgttagcatgttagcaattctactgcatggaaaagcagctctgagtgattattcagattttcctttcagttatgattttagtattactgtagtattatggtggtagtattgtagttattgcagcccagtaaactgagtgtgttaactgaaacagtcaaatgtagttggacgtctgcagagatgctctttatttcaggcgacgttcaggatacaaatgttgaaggactgacttacactgtctttgtgtctttgtttagaagcagagcgacacagatggatccagttctcaaccctgtcatcactgtggtggtgggaaagactttcattgtgacctctgtggaaaaactttcagtcagcaaaagaccctaaaagtacatcaacgtagacacactggagacaaactgaaatactgcaaagaatgtgggagaagcttcaccacatcaagtgagttaaaacaacatgaactgattcacagtggggttaaaaagcacctctgtgatcagtgtgggtcatccttcaccactgaaggtgagcttaaatcacacaaacgagtccacacaggagagaaaccacacaagtgcagacactgtgagagaagcttctcacggTCAGGTAatcgtaacattcatgaacgtacacacatggaaggaaactacagctgtgaccagtgtgacaagagcttcaggaatctcagttcatactctgcacacaaacgatcccacgttactaataaactgtttcactgttaccaatgtgcccaaacattcacctcattgtctgctctgtgcaaacatcagcgcgatcactcagggctgaaatcactcccatcactggatcacagtgaatctgaagacacagaaagatcctctggtttctgtgtcagactcaaacagcttgagatcaggctccacagagttcagatagaatcatttaaacttgtgttgaactgaactggttgctgggctgaacttctacataatacagatctacatgggatcttcttttctgtgttttactgagtcagttttgtccttttttctctgtcctggttttgctcgtctgtaaatgattgaaactcagtcaaatagttcattgttctccagcaaaacgttttggaaactcatgtttaacctttaaaactctgacatgttttagcacacaaggcttcatcggggagttcactcatgattggaccatgagaacaaaggtttttagttctttcaaagagagtcttggagatgtttgatgtttctgtttttctgaaaccacctgaaagaaaaactatttttcttgctttatgtagtgtggaagtttttaatgtttcttcatctgtgatgttcttgaatgtgttcacgtgaagatggtacaaataaactgtcctttcagctttagctcctaatttattcattatttatggatgtagcacagcagccgtctcttgattaacacatggagggctcgggatctgatggtgtcgtctccctatttgcccactcagtaaatctcactcatggccaagaaattgaaataaaccttgtttccctgctggatagtgatccactgtaactctgctcctccttcctgtttaggatttctgtggctgaagtaaaattccctccatccatcacttatcccagctaacccaaagtgaaataaagttttgctggtcttaaaaaagcattacaataatgggcattaccaatgcaaactaaatgatacagaagatgaaagaagagactttgatcagttaataaagctcatgatctggattcattgtggctgctacacagatacttctgggtcacttctctcagttaggaaccttcctcaccaaactgactgttggaccacacccctggtttcatgagaaattgtttcagccatgatttctcttcctgtatttcagagtaaagactgaagtgacaaatggaagcatgtttaaaaaacacaatgtgagagagacgttgaggtccttagaagttaccctgggtttttctgtcaccctgctagatgttacacaccttgttattggactgatttctactgctggactactcctgcggagagCATTGAGCtgttattgagctgcacatacgttacgacctgcttaagttcgaggtcacagcgtctgtcgagcagctggaacataatgaagtctacaaggttaaagttttctcttcagttattgttctttctgctgcttggtttgatgaatctgagagcttttgtttttattattgttattataattatcatgaatattttactctctagaagctttaaaatagtgtttgtgtttgaaaaaattgatttaagaattgaacagaaacatctgtccttctgaaaatcgcccaaaggcacggagacaaagtcaaaggatgcaacctgtaactttctcttccttcatgtcaggaccatcatccatgatttatataaaatgcatatagcaacagtagcactttagtttggactttatgatttctgtaactggaaaatattattttgtttaaagacagaagtgaccgcatagttgcaacatcaaagggaaatattaattaattagcatcaagtatatttgttgcttaagcgtttgcactataacttaagtaggattataacttttaaggaaggaaagatttcagatatttagttcactgcttcagttattttatatgaaattaaaacatttacgttggtcaaatatgatgctctaaatcaaataaaagtttgaaaataaatgatgtatttttaaatgctgcaacaaatgttcacaaaaagtaactataattaaaaccagttaaacaaaatcaaatgtttgaatcatgcttaaccaaatgccaggctggagagctgaacctaaagtatacgtagaaagatttcaacatctgagcagtttttaatgtttttatcacatataaatgtcacagcagtggg
Coding sequences within it:
- the LOC143420788 gene encoding uncharacterized protein LOC143420788, translated to MSSTQKDQHGARSQRSQEADKPHRRKGEKKHTCDECGMEFTLKASLKRHQVIHTGERPFSCDLCGKSFSRKGYLKTHQLIHSGVKAYSCDQCGRAFTHSSHLQSHLVTHSGIKAYSCDECGKSFSLKGYLKEHQLIHSGVKAYSCDQCGRAFTRSRSLQSHLVTHSEIKPYSCDECGKGFTVRAKLKRHQVIHTGERPFSCDECGKSFSLKGHLKEHQLVHSGVKAYSCDQCGRAFTRSSSLQSHLVTHSGIKPYSCDDCGKGFTVTASLKQHQVIHTGERPFSCDLCGKSFSFKRSLKEHQLIHSGVKAYSCDQCGRAFTQSSHLQSHLVTHSGIKAYSCDICGKTFSQRGYRNTHLRIHTRHDVYCCEQCGKYFTTDAHLQRHMFTHTEERPYRCDLCEKTFKAPHHLRRHQQIHTRKRLYKCSYCEKQSDTDGSSSQPCHHCGGGKDFHCDLCGKTFSQQKTLKVHQRRHTGDKLKYCKECGRSFTTSSELKQHELIHSGVKKHLCDQCGSSFTTEGELKSHKRVHTGEKPHKCRHCERSFSRSGNRNIHERTHMEGNYSCDQCDKSFRNLSSYSAHKRSHVTNKLFHCYQCAQTFTSLSALCKHQRDHSGLKSLPSLDHSESEDTERSSGFCVRLKQLEIRLHRVQIESFKLVLN